In Flavobacterium cerinum, one genomic interval encodes:
- a CDS encoding DUF6705 family protein, whose translation MKIILKFFLLVACLSCKAQVIVPIASDSDAAYGNNTYNKDVDNDFAKYIGTWKYQNGNTSLTISFAKKTFEYFEYKNYYQDLLIGEYKYISNGTEIINTLSLLADNSLSGDDHNISGNLIWKKNTYPVCNDCTQNERRIKLSFYDPDRRYLSSSIILRYKNDNGTEKIIVKIYKSDNSIMQPDGSPDEMRLPYGEYILTKQP comes from the coding sequence ATGAAAATAATTCTTAAATTTTTCCTGTTAGTAGCTTGCTTATCGTGTAAGGCGCAAGTCATAGTACCAATTGCCAGTGATAGTGATGCAGCATACGGAAACAATACTTATAATAAAGATGTTGATAATGATTTTGCTAAATATATTGGTACATGGAAATACCAAAACGGAAATACATCACTTACAATTTCTTTTGCGAAGAAAACATTCGAGTACTTCGAATATAAAAATTACTATCAGGATTTGTTAATTGGTGAATACAAATACATCAGTAACGGGACTGAAATTATAAATACATTATCATTACTTGCTGATAATTCACTAAGTGGTGACGATCATAATATTTCCGGAAATTTAATTTGGAAAAAAAATACTTACCCGGTATGTAATGATTGTACGCAGAATGAACGCAGAATTAAGCTTTCGTTTTATGATCCAGATAGAAGATATTTAAGCAGCTCTATTATTTTACGATATAAAAATGACAACGGTACCGAAAAAATAATTGTTAAAATATATAAAAGCGATAACTCCATTATGCAACCGGATGGGTCTCCGGATGAAATGCGCCTTCCTTATGGAGAGTACATTTTGACGAAGCAACCTTAG
- a CDS encoding recombinase family protein — MKIADLYIRVSTDEQADKGYSQRDQEERLRNYCNINGIKVRKVLYEDHSAKTFIRPAWTSLLNDLKKHRGQSDLVLFTKWDRFSRNTSDAYMMISRLRTLGVDPQAVEQPLDMSIPESKMMLAFYLAAPEVENDRRALNVFYGMRRAKKEGRVMGIAPIGYCNKVSETGKKYIAVREDEAEIIRWIFKEISLGRLNSEQIWKMSKEKGLKCSKNSFWVSIRNPVYCGKVFVPKYKDEEAQLVQGQHEPLITESLFYDVQDILDGRKKVFRTTANVNNSELPLRGHLICPLCGKLLTGSASKGRSNYYYYYHCRLGCKFREKATEINDKFIEELKRYVKPLPVLKLYKETIVLAYQNRTKNNRSDIHLIKTQLKESENRISKARDMLLEGHLEPDDYKKIKTEGEEKIRRLEASLTSANESVPNIKPLLESAISNISGLDVLYEKASIERKRKIIGSIFPENLTFVGSEVRTVRVNEALRLMLLLSSELGGKKNGANLSVLDLPQDVTTEGFEPPTLRAEI; from the coding sequence ATGAAGATTGCAGATTTATACATTCGTGTAAGTACGGATGAACAGGCAGATAAGGGCTATTCACAACGTGATCAGGAAGAAAGGTTGCGTAATTATTGCAATATAAATGGAATAAAGGTACGTAAGGTTCTGTATGAGGATCATTCGGCCAAGACATTTATTCGCCCGGCTTGGACAAGTTTATTAAATGACTTAAAAAAGCATAGAGGGCAATCTGATCTGGTACTTTTCACAAAATGGGACAGGTTCAGCCGTAATACCTCGGATGCTTACATGATGATCAGTCGGCTCCGTACTCTAGGGGTAGATCCGCAAGCAGTAGAGCAGCCCTTGGATATGTCCATACCGGAAAGCAAAATGATGTTAGCTTTTTATCTTGCTGCCCCAGAGGTTGAAAATGACCGAAGGGCTTTAAATGTATTTTATGGTATGCGTAGGGCAAAGAAAGAAGGGCGGGTAATGGGTATAGCCCCAATAGGCTATTGTAACAAAGTAAGTGAAACGGGCAAGAAATACATAGCGGTTCGGGAAGATGAAGCCGAAATTATACGGTGGATATTTAAAGAAATTAGCCTTGGTAGGCTAAATTCAGAACAGATATGGAAAATGTCTAAGGAAAAAGGTCTGAAGTGCAGTAAAAATTCATTTTGGGTATCAATTCGTAATCCTGTCTATTGCGGAAAAGTTTTTGTCCCAAAATACAAAGATGAAGAAGCCCAACTTGTTCAGGGGCAGCATGAGCCACTGATTACCGAATCATTATTTTATGATGTTCAGGATATTTTGGACGGACGTAAGAAAGTATTTAGAACAACTGCTAATGTTAATAATTCGGAATTACCACTTCGTGGTCATTTAATATGTCCATTATGCGGAAAACTCCTTACGGGTAGTGCGTCCAAAGGACGTAGTAACTATTATTACTATTACCATTGCCGATTAGGGTGCAAGTTCCGTGAAAAAGCTACTGAAATAAATGACAAGTTTATCGAGGAGCTAAAAAGATATGTCAAACCACTGCCTGTATTAAAACTTTATAAAGAAACTATAGTACTGGCTTATCAAAATAGAACCAAAAATAATCGTTCTGATATTCATCTGATCAAAACACAATTAAAGGAATCAGAAAACCGAATTTCAAAAGCTAGGGATATGCTGTTGGAAGGCCATCTGGAACCGGACGATTACAAAAAGATCAAAACCGAGGGAGAGGAAAAAATAAGAAGACTTGAAGCGAGTTTGACAAGTGCTAATGAGTCAGTTCCGAATATCAAACCTTTGTTGGAATCAGCAATATCCAATATTTCAGGATTAGATGTACTCTATGAAAAAGCCAGTATTGAACGTAAAAGAAAGATTATAGGTTCGATCTTCCCGGAAAATCTGACTTTTGTGGGTTCGGAAGTTCGAACCGTAAGAGTTAATGAAGCTTTGAGACTTATGTTATTGCTTTCCAGTGAATTAGGTGGTAAAAAAAATGGAGCAAATCTGTCTGTTTTAGATTTGCCCCAAGATGTGACCACGGAGGGGTTCGAACCCCCAACCCTCAGAGCCGAAATCTGA
- a CDS encoding GatB/YqeY domain-containing protein — protein MSLQTKIMDEMKTAMKAKDTVALEALRAIKSEILLAQTSGAGQELKEEDEIKILQKLVKQRKDSAAIFSEQGRADLAEPELAQVAVIEKFLPAQLSEAEVEAIVSKIISEGGFSGMGSMGQVMGVVSKELAGKADGKTISTIVKKLLA, from the coding sequence ATGAGCTTACAGACGAAAATCATGGACGAAATGAAAACAGCCATGAAAGCCAAAGATACCGTAGCACTTGAAGCTTTACGTGCGATAAAATCAGAAATTTTACTAGCACAGACTTCCGGAGCGGGTCAGGAATTAAAAGAAGAAGACGAAATAAAAATATTACAAAAACTGGTAAAGCAACGTAAAGACAGTGCGGCTATTTTTAGCGAGCAGGGACGTGCCGATTTAGCGGAACCGGAATTAGCTCAGGTAGCCGTAATCGAAAAGTTTTTACCGGCACAATTATCTGAAGCTGAAGTAGAAGCAATTGTATCAAAAATTATCAGTGAAGGCGGATTCTCCGGAATGGGAAGCATGGGACAGGTAATGGGAGTTGTTTCTAAAGAATTGGCAGGAAAAGCCGACGGAAAAACAATTTCAACAATTGTAAAAAAGCTTTTGGCATAA
- the ftsZ gene encoding cell division protein FtsZ has protein sequence MNSNSEFGSIAFDLPKNQSNVIKVIGVGGGGSNAINHMFKQGIKGVDFVVCNTDSQALQSSSVPNKIQLGVNLTEGLGAGANPEVGQQSALESIEEIEKMLDVNTKMVFITAGMGGGTGTGAAPVIAQLSKERDILTVGIVTIPFQFEGKVRQEQALLGVERLRKQVDSLIVINNNKLREVYGNLGFKAGFSKADEVLATASRGIAEVITHHYTQNIDLKDAKTVLSNSGTAIMGSAVANGENRAKDAIVDALDSPLLNDNKITGAKNVLLLIVSGTNEITIDEIGEINDHIQEEAGYNANIIMGVGEDESLGDAIAVTIIATGFNVEQQAEIVNTEPKKIIHTLEGEQKLVQDLSNQPFVPSFDFSTPTEKSTPQAIVNDITPEQPEEKIVFALEEEEVEVYEKKQPAAVIEEELPTSDFINNLDVFFEIVSPVKEEAPAPVMRDVREIEVIEPQFVMPKVEEQITFSFDMPVSTPSRERVVFDLSNETKDIQVNQPVQVVPVTEVNQSGVVKYSLDDYMEKENELLASKPVETVKEEPIAEELNFTMRKVEPTQAPNSFDEISPVEMTIEETLRMRAEERKRKMKEFNYKFNNSASRVNELEKEPAYKRMGVDLHSAPVDNSKSRMSLGIDSNDDLQLRSNNSFLHDNVD, from the coding sequence ATGAACAGCAACTCAGAATTTGGAAGCATTGCATTTGATTTGCCAAAAAACCAATCAAATGTGATCAAAGTTATTGGTGTAGGTGGCGGTGGTAGTAATGCCATTAACCACATGTTTAAACAAGGAATTAAAGGAGTAGACTTCGTAGTTTGTAATACCGATTCACAAGCATTACAAAGTAGTTCAGTGCCTAATAAAATTCAACTTGGCGTTAATTTGACAGAAGGTCTTGGGGCAGGAGCTAATCCGGAAGTAGGACAACAGTCTGCTTTGGAAAGTATCGAGGAAATTGAGAAAATGCTGGACGTTAATACCAAAATGGTATTTATTACAGCCGGTATGGGTGGTGGAACCGGAACAGGTGCTGCACCGGTAATCGCGCAGTTGTCCAAAGAAAGAGATATCCTGACAGTAGGAATCGTAACGATCCCGTTTCAATTTGAAGGGAAAGTACGTCAGGAACAGGCGTTATTAGGAGTTGAACGACTAAGAAAGCAAGTTGACTCTTTAATCGTTATCAATAATAATAAATTAAGAGAAGTATACGGTAACTTAGGATTTAAAGCAGGATTCTCTAAAGCGGATGAAGTATTAGCAACCGCATCAAGAGGTATTGCCGAAGTAATTACACACCACTATACACAAAATATCGATTTAAAAGATGCCAAAACCGTATTGTCCAACAGTGGAACGGCAATAATGGGATCGGCAGTGGCAAACGGAGAAAACAGAGCTAAAGATGCTATCGTAGATGCATTGGATTCACCGTTATTGAACGATAATAAAATTACAGGTGCGAAAAACGTATTGTTATTGATCGTATCAGGTACAAACGAGATCACAATTGACGAAATCGGAGAAATCAACGACCATATTCAGGAAGAAGCAGGTTATAATGCGAATATCATCATGGGGGTTGGTGAAGACGAATCTTTAGGTGATGCTATTGCTGTAACAATTATTGCAACGGGATTTAACGTAGAGCAACAAGCCGAAATCGTAAATACTGAGCCAAAAAAAATTATCCACACATTAGAGGGTGAGCAAAAATTGGTTCAGGATTTATCAAATCAGCCGTTTGTGCCGTCATTTGATTTTTCAACACCGACAGAAAAATCGACACCTCAGGCTATCGTTAACGATATTACGCCGGAACAACCGGAAGAGAAAATCGTTTTCGCCCTTGAAGAAGAGGAAGTGGAAGTTTACGAAAAAAAACAACCGGCAGCAGTAATTGAAGAAGAATTACCGACATCGGATTTTATCAATAACCTGGATGTGTTTTTTGAAATCGTTTCCCCGGTTAAAGAAGAAGCACCGGCTCCGGTAATGAGAGATGTACGTGAAATTGAGGTAATCGAACCGCAATTTGTAATGCCGAAAGTGGAAGAACAAATTACCTTTTCATTCGACATGCCGGTAAGTACACCAAGCCGCGAACGTGTTGTTTTCGACTTAAGTAATGAAACCAAAGATATTCAAGTGAATCAGCCGGTACAGGTGGTTCCGGTAACGGAAGTAAACCAGTCCGGAGTGGTAAAATACTCTTTGGATGATTATATGGAGAAAGAAAATGAATTATTGGCTTCTAAACCCGTTGAAACGGTAAAAGAAGAACCGATTGCAGAAGAGTTAAACTTTACAATGCGTAAAGTTGAGCCAACTCAAGCGCCAAATAGCTTCGACGAAATCTCTCCGGTTGAAATGACAATCGAAGAAACGCTTCGAATGAGAGCCGAAGAGCGTAAAAGAAAAATGAAAGAGTTCAATTATAAATTCAATAACAGTGCTTCACGTGTTAATGAATTGGAAAAAGAACCGGCATATAAAAGAATGGGAGTAGATTTACATTCGGCTCCTGTGGACAACAGCAAATCGCGTATGTCATTAGGAATAGATAGTAACGACGACTTACAGTTGCGTTCTAATAACTCTTTCTTACATGATAACGTAGACTAA
- the ftsA gene encoding cell division protein FtsA, with protein MEKESIAVGLDIGTTKIVAMIGKKNEYGKLEILGVGKSKSLGVARGVVNNITQTIQSIQQAVIEAEADSGYKINDVVVGIAGQHIRSIQHSDYISRHNPEEVIGDADIDLLINQVHKLAMLPGEEIIHVLPQEFKIDGQSEIKEPIGMYGGRLEASFHVVVGQASSIRNVGRCIKSSGLDLSGLTLEPLASADAVLSQEEKEAGVALIDIGGGTTDLAIFKDGIIRHTAVIPFGGNVITDDIKEGCSIIEKQAELLKVKFGSAWPGENKDNEIVSIPGLRGREPKEISLKNLSKIIHARVVEIVEQVFAEIKAYGHEDPRKKLIAGIVLTGGGAQLKHIKQLVEYITGMDTRIGYPNEHLAGNSDEEISSPLYATAVGLVMNSIRNNTKSATPLAEIKTEPQKVEMKPQPVIIEPEPEEEIIAEREPIKPINVKNDVDPESTKEKIKRGFFDKYIDKIKEFLDNAE; from the coding sequence ATGGAAAAAGAGAGTATTGCAGTAGGTTTAGATATTGGGACAACAAAGATTGTCGCCATGATCGGCAAGAAAAATGAGTACGGAAAATTAGAAATTTTAGGGGTTGGAAAATCCAAAAGCCTTGGTGTGGCACGTGGTGTTGTAAACAATATAACACAAACAATTCAGTCCATTCAGCAAGCTGTTATCGAAGCTGAAGCCGACTCTGGATATAAAATCAACGATGTGGTGGTTGGTATTGCCGGTCAGCACATTCGTAGTATTCAACATAGTGATTATATCAGTCGTCATAATCCGGAAGAAGTGATCGGAGATGCTGATATTGACTTGTTAATCAATCAGGTTCACAAACTGGCAATGTTGCCGGGTGAAGAGATCATTCATGTATTGCCGCAGGAATTTAAAATCGACGGACAATCGGAGATTAAAGAACCGATCGGAATGTATGGCGGCCGACTAGAAGCGAGTTTCCACGTGGTAGTTGGACAGGCATCTTCTATCCGAAATGTAGGAAGATGTATTAAAAGTTCCGGTCTTGATTTATCCGGATTAACATTGGAACCTTTGGCTTCTGCCGATGCCGTGTTAAGTCAGGAAGAGAAAGAAGCCGGTGTTGCTTTGATCGATATCGGAGGCGGAACAACGGATCTTGCCATTTTTAAAGATGGTATTATCCGACATACAGCTGTAATTCCATTCGGAGGAAATGTGATTACCGACGATATTAAAGAAGGTTGTTCGATTATAGAAAAACAGGCTGAACTTTTAAAAGTGAAATTCGGATCGGCCTGGCCGGGAGAAAATAAAGACAACGAAATTGTTTCTATTCCGGGATTAAGAGGACGTGAACCAAAAGAGATCTCTTTGAAAAATCTGTCTAAAATAATTCACGCCAGAGTAGTGGAGATTGTAGAGCAGGTTTTTGCCGAGATTAAAGCTTACGGACATGAAGATCCGAGAAAAAAGCTTATCGCCGGAATCGTACTGACAGGAGGCGGAGCACAATTAAAGCATATTAAACAATTAGTAGAATATATTACCGGGATGGATACCCGGATCGGTTACCCGAATGAGCATTTAGCCGGGAATTCCGATGAAGAAATTTCCAGCCCGTTATATGCCACGGCGGTTGGATTGGTGATGAACAGTATTCGAAACAATACAAAAAGTGCAACACCACTGGCCGAAATCAAAACGGAACCGCAAAAAGTTGAGATGAAACCACAACCGGTTATAATCGAACCGGAACCGGAAGAAGAAATAATAGCAGAACGAGAGCCGATTAAGCCGATTAATGTAAAAAATGATGTAGATCCTGAGTCTACAAAAGAAAAGATAAAAAGAGGCTTTTTCGATAAGTACATAGATAAGATTAAAGAATTTTTAGATAACGCAGAATAA
- a CDS encoding cell division protein FtsQ/DivIB produces MKKIKWTDVRLVLMIGVVIFLYSFSSKRNETRYMQKTEVRFQGDNNLFITPETVDNLLIQNFNKVTGIRKDKLDLNRLEHILDSNEMIAKAEVFATIDGTLKAVVTQKTPIARINDGERSYYIDYEGNQMPLSDNFAARVPLVSGEINSENKEKVTELIKKIYDDDFLKKNITGIQILPTGSLIMTNRNYNYQILFGRTINVDKKFDNYKAFFQHAIKDTLIGNYKTINLKFTQQVVCTK; encoded by the coding sequence ATGAAAAAAATTAAATGGACAGATGTAAGATTGGTACTCATGATTGGAGTAGTGATTTTCCTGTACTCTTTTTCATCAAAGCGAAATGAAACCCGCTATATGCAAAAAACAGAAGTGCGGTTTCAAGGCGACAATAACCTTTTTATTACACCTGAAACGGTTGATAACTTGTTAATACAAAATTTTAACAAAGTTACGGGCATAAGGAAAGATAAGCTAGATTTGAATAGATTGGAGCATATTCTCGACAGTAATGAAATGATAGCAAAAGCGGAGGTCTTTGCTACTATTGACGGGACTTTAAAGGCTGTCGTAACACAAAAAACACCCATTGCGAGAATAAACGATGGAGAGCGTTCTTATTATATTGACTATGAGGGTAATCAGATGCCTTTGTCGGATAATTTTGCAGCGCGGGTTCCTTTGGTTTCCGGTGAAATAAACTCCGAAAACAAAGAAAAAGTAACCGAGTTGATCAAAAAAATTTACGATGACGATTTTCTGAAAAAGAACATCACCGGGATACAAATTTTGCCAACGGGAAGCTTGATAATGACAAACCGAAACTACAATTATCAAATCCTTTTCGGAAGAACGATCAATGTAGATAAGAAGTTTGACAACTATAAGGCCTTTTTTCAACATGCGATAAAAGATACCCTTATCGGAAATTATAAAACAATTAATCTGAAGTTTACACAACAAGTAGTGTGCACCAAATAG
- the murC gene encoding UDP-N-acetylmuramate--L-alanine ligase produces the protein MNLAQIHNVYFIGIGGIGMSALARYFKNIGKNVAGYDKTPTHLTAELIESGIKIHFEDTVDLIDEAFRNKENTLVVITPAVPKQHTEWNYFLDNGFVVKKRAEVLGIITKDTFCFAVAGTHGKTTTSSILGHLLYESGVDMTAFLGGIVENYNSNLIGDGKTVTVVEADEFDRSFLHLHPDIACVTSMDADHLDIYGDKAAIEASFLEFAGKVTDKNKLFVTNGLPIDAVTVGIDDNAQFAAKNIRIVDGWYVFDVNTPSGEIKDLKFGLPGRHNLTNALLALAMAKTYGISDDDIAKALLSFKGVRRRFSFQIRKPELVYIDDYAHHPTEINAVHQAVRELYPGKKVLAVFQPHLYSRTRDFIDDFAKSLSQFDQILLMDIYPARELPMEGVTSEWLLGKIENDNKRIITKEDLIPALKGSDAPVIVTIGAGDVGEMVPDIKKALEE, from the coding sequence ATGAATTTAGCTCAAATACATAACGTATACTTTATCGGAATAGGTGGCATCGGAATGAGTGCTCTGGCCCGTTATTTTAAAAACATCGGAAAAAATGTAGCCGGATATGATAAAACGCCGACACACCTTACAGCCGAATTAATCGAAAGCGGAATCAAAATTCATTTTGAAGATACTGTTGATTTGATTGACGAAGCGTTTCGAAATAAAGAAAACACGTTGGTTGTAATTACACCGGCGGTTCCGAAGCAGCATACGGAGTGGAATTATTTTCTGGATAACGGATTTGTGGTGAAAAAAAGAGCGGAAGTGCTTGGGATTATTACAAAAGATACTTTCTGTTTTGCAGTGGCCGGAACGCATGGTAAAACAACAACATCCAGTATTCTGGGACATTTGTTGTATGAGAGCGGAGTGGATATGACGGCGTTTTTAGGTGGAATTGTAGAAAATTACAATTCAAACCTGATTGGTGACGGGAAAACGGTAACGGTAGTAGAAGCGGATGAGTTTGATCGATCGTTCCTGCATTTACATCCGGATATTGCCTGTGTGACGTCAATGGATGCGGATCATTTGGATATCTACGGTGATAAAGCGGCTATTGAGGCTTCGTTTTTGGAATTTGCCGGTAAGGTAACCGATAAAAATAAGCTGTTTGTAACTAACGGATTGCCGATTGATGCCGTGACAGTTGGTATCGATGACAACGCACAGTTTGCAGCTAAAAATATTAGAATCGTCGACGGATGGTATGTATTTGATGTAAATACACCAAGCGGAGAAATAAAAGACTTGAAGTTCGGATTGCCGGGAAGACATAATCTGACAAATGCTTTATTGGCATTGGCTATGGCTAAAACCTATGGTATTTCGGATGATGATATTGCAAAAGCACTTTTAAGTTTTAAAGGAGTACGAAGAAGATTTTCATTCCAGATTCGAAAACCGGAATTGGTCTATATTGATGATTATGCACATCACCCGACCGAAATTAATGCAGTACATCAGGCCGTACGGGAATTGTATCCGGGGAAAAAAGTACTGGCGGTATTTCAACCTCATTTATATAGTCGGACACGCGATTTTATAGATGATTTTGCCAAAAGCCTGTCGCAGTTCGATCAGATTTTGCTAATGGATATTTACCCGGCACGGGAATTACCGATGGAAGGAGTAACATCAGAATGGTTGTTGGGCAAAATAGAGAATGATAATAAAAGAATAATCACAAAAGAAGATTTAATTCCGGCGTTAAAAGGTAGTGATGCACCTGTGATTGTTACGATTGGAGCAGGAGATGTAGGAGAGATGGTTCCGGATATTAAAAAAGCATTGGAAGAATAA
- the murG gene encoding undecaprenyldiphospho-muramoylpentapeptide beta-N-acetylglucosaminyltransferase — MKENPKFIISGGGTGGHIYPAIAIANELKVRFPKAEILFVGAKDKMEMQKVPQAGYPIKGLWIAGIQRKLTVQNLMFPLKLISSLTKSYGILKQFKPDVVIGTGGFASGAVLKVAAGMNIPTIIQEQNSFPGITNKLLGKKAKAICVAYENLEQFFPKDKMHLTGNPVRQDLIEAGEKKEEAIAHFKLDPTKKTILVLGGSLGARRINQLIAKEIDGMLAQGVQVIWQCGKLYFEEYKHFSEKENVQVMAFIDRMDLVYAAADIVISRSGASSVSELCIVGKPVIFIPSPNVAEDHQTKNAKAIADKNGAILIKESELDGQFEKTFRELLKSEEKRKQLSDNIRQLALPNATKQIVDEIVKWIR, encoded by the coding sequence ATGAAAGAGAACCCGAAATTCATCATTAGCGGAGGCGGTACCGGAGGGCATATTTATCCGGCTATTGCTATTGCCAACGAATTAAAAGTTCGCTTTCCAAAAGCCGAAATTCTGTTTGTAGGAGCAAAAGATAAAATGGAAATGCAAAAAGTACCGCAGGCCGGCTACCCGATTAAAGGGTTGTGGATTGCGGGAATTCAGCGAAAATTGACAGTTCAGAACCTGATGTTTCCGCTAAAATTGATTTCCAGTCTGACCAAATCATACGGGATTTTAAAACAGTTTAAGCCGGATGTGGTAATCGGAACCGGTGGTTTTGCAAGTGGAGCGGTTTTAAAAGTCGCAGCAGGAATGAATATTCCGACCATTATTCAGGAACAAAACTCTTTTCCGGGGATTACCAATAAATTGTTGGGTAAAAAAGCAAAAGCAATATGCGTAGCTTATGAAAATCTGGAGCAATTTTTTCCGAAAGATAAAATGCATTTAACAGGTAATCCGGTACGTCAGGATTTGATTGAGGCGGGAGAAAAGAAAGAAGAAGCTATTGCGCATTTTAAACTGGATCCGACTAAAAAAACGATATTGGTTTTAGGCGGAAGTCTGGGCGCCAGAAGAATCAATCAGTTGATCGCAAAAGAAATTGACGGAATGTTGGCGCAAGGTGTTCAGGTTATCTGGCAATGTGGAAAACTGTATTTTGAAGAATATAAACATTTTTCAGAAAAGGAAAATGTACAGGTAATGGCCTTTATCGATCGTATGGATCTGGTTTATGCAGCCGCTGATATCGTAATTTCCCGTTCGGGAGCTTCATCGGTTTCAGAGCTTTGTATAGTAGGTAAACCGGTTATTTTTATTCCTTCGCCTAATGTGGCGGAAGATCATCAGACGAAAAATGCCAAAGCGATTGCCGATAAAAACGGTGCGATTTTAATCAAAGAATCCGAATTAGACGGACAATTTGAAAAGACTTTCCGGGAATTATTGAAAAGTGAAGAAAAAAGAAAACAATTAAGTGACAATATCAGACAATTGGCGTTGCCGAATGCAACAAAACAAATTGTGGATGAGATTGTGAAATGGATACGATAA
- a CDS encoding FtsW/RodA/SpoVE family cell cycle protein — MKALLTHLKGDKGIWAFVSLLALFSFMPVFSASTNLVYVVGKGSTVGYLMKHLVHIFIGFCLIYFVHKTPYHYFKAISKVALPIVVLLLAYTMVQGTTIGGANASRWIQVPFIGVSFQTSALALIVLMVYVARYLSKIEGKEYTFQSSLFELWLPVFSVIILILPANFSTAALIFSMVCMLVFVGKYPMKYLGVIVGAGLAGLIMFVLVAKAFPDAMPNRVDTWMSRIERFSSDEPNEDDYQIEKAKIAIASGKIYGVGPGKSIQKNFLPQSSSDFIFAIIVEEYGLLGGLSILFLYLMLFFRFLITSHKAPTMFGKLLIVGLGFPIVFQALVNMGVAVELLPTTGQTLPLISSGGSSIWMTCIALGIILSVTKKEEEIAQEEEEKRQREEILQRLIDKEIEGQTEEVEDYSIEDVGENPMNAVLNKK, encoded by the coding sequence ATGAAAGCATTATTAACCCATTTAAAAGGAGATAAAGGGATCTGGGCATTTGTGTCCCTGTTAGCCCTGTTTTCTTTTATGCCGGTTTTTAGTGCCAGTACGAACCTGGTTTATGTAGTCGGAAAAGGGTCAACGGTAGGGTATCTGATGAAGCACCTGGTGCATATTTTTATCGGATTTTGTCTGATCTATTTCGTACATAAAACACCGTATCATTATTTTAAGGCGATCTCAAAAGTAGCCTTGCCGATAGTGGTGCTGTTACTGGCTTATACCATGGTTCAGGGAACAACAATCGGAGGAGCCAATGCCAGTCGTTGGATTCAGGTGCCGTTTATCGGAGTCAGTTTTCAGACATCCGCTCTGGCGCTGATTGTACTGATGGTATACGTAGCACGTTACCTCTCAAAAATAGAAGGAAAAGAATATACATTTCAATCCTCACTTTTCGAGCTTTGGTTGCCGGTTTTCTCAGTAATAATATTAATTTTGCCGGCCAATTTTTCCACAGCAGCGTTGATATTTTCAATGGTGTGTATGTTGGTATTTGTGGGAAAATATCCGATGAAATATCTCGGTGTGATTGTCGGAGCGGGATTAGCCGGACTCATCATGTTTGTTCTGGTGGCAAAAGCCTTCCCGGATGCAATGCCGAACCGGGTTGATACCTGGATGAGTCGTATTGAACGATTTAGTTCCGATGAACCGAATGAAGACGATTATCAGATTGAAAAAGCAAAAATTGCAATAGCGTCCGGTAAGATATACGGAGTAGGACCGGGAAAAAGTATTCAGAAAAACTTTTTACCACAATCGTCTTCCGATTTTATCTTCGCGATCATTGTAGAAGAATACGGACTTTTAGGTGGATTGTCAATCTTGTTTTTGTACTTGATGCTGTTCTTTCGCTTTCTGATTACATCGCATAAAGCGCCAACGATGTTTGGAAAATTACTGATCGTCGGACTCGGTTTTCCGATTGTCTTTCAGGCATTGGTTAACATGGGTGTAGCGGTAGAATTATTACCGACCACCGGACAGACTTTACCTTTGATCAGTAGTGGAGGTAGTTCCATTTGGATGACGTGTATCGCACTGGGAATTATTCTTAGTGTAACGAAAAAAGAAGAAGAAATCGCGCAGGAAGAAGAAGAAAAACGACAACGAGAGGAAATATTGCAGCGATTGATCGATAAAGAAATAGAAGGGCAAACGGAAGAAGTAGAAGATTATTCGATTGAGGATGTAGGAGAAAATCCGATGAATGCTGTTTTAAATAAAAAATAA